The nucleotide window ATTTGCTCACCCAGCTATGGATAGCCCTACACTCCAGCACAAACACTTCATGAGCATGAGACTGCCATATCCTGCCCCGAGTGCAGCACATTGGTGGCATCATGGGTGCCCACAATGACAGGGACACCAATTTCGTAACTGACAATGGCAGCCTGGGACGTGTGGCTGTTGTGGTCGGTGATAACCGCCACAGCGCGCTTCATGATCGGCACCCAGTCCGGTCGGTCATGGCGGTGAGGAGAATGCAACCTCGTTGAACTTGTCCATTGGATGCACAGACTCCGTCAGACAGAGACGACCGAAGACAGCGGCATCACCTACGACCACCCCCGTGGTTTAAAATACGGCCCTTGTGGCCAATGTTGTACGTCTTGAGAGCGGCGGTCGCGTCGCGACGCGAGTGCACGTTTTCCGGTCGGGCTTGAAGATGAATGAATCACTGGTGAGACTGTCTTTGGCCCCATTCCATATCCATGGGGCAATTATAATGGGTTTCAATAGTGCAGGCCCTTCGAGCGAGTTGGCGAAATCTTGGGACCACTGAGGACCAAGGTTGGGACGTTTGGCGCGGGAGTCTGTCCGTCGCCATAGATCACATGGTGGCTTTGTGGCCGCACTCTAAGTCGATTATTAGAACGAAGTAGCCCTAGGACCGTCGACAAGCATCCAGGAGAACGGTTTCACCCGTAACGCCGGGGTAGAATTCTGCTTTCCAGCAAAGCTAACATCCAGAAGATTTTCCTTTGTAGCGCTGGATCCGACTGCCACGCTGAGGTTCTTCACGCCTGCTCCGAGTGGCTGCCTTAGTAACAGATAACCAGATACCCCGAGGGAAGATATCGCGTACTGCTTGTTATAGTTGCCGCGAGATGTGCCTTGCCTTGTTCCCAGTCTGCTTATGAGCTCAGCCACATGCTTCCGAATCCCATTGCTGTCAATGTCGTTCCGGTAGCTAACCTGGCCGCAGACGACAGCCACCTCCAGTCTGAGGGAGCTAGTTGACAGCTGTGCCAGACTGATAGTAATATGGTGGAGGCATATGCTTGGTAGATATTAAAGCACTGCTAGTGTGTCATGGACAGCCCTGTCAGAGCAAAGCCAAGTACACTTCATCAACCGAACTGGCGGCAGTGATATCTGAAGCCACAGCAACTGTTTAAGCTCAACATCTGGTCCCAGCATACACCTCATTCAGTATGCACCACTCCTTCATCAAAATCAGCACACAATGTTCAATATCATAATAGAAATCTAACTTACCATACAAGGCAAAcattcatctccaccatgaTAGAAGCTATTTTCCCAACACACGCGCAACATCTTGAAAATTCAAACCTACCACTCCCAACTCCCtggcatcttcatctttgcaCACCCCTCACTCTCGTCTCCCTGTTCACCCCCCTTcttatctccatcctcaactGCCCCATCCCCCCACCGTTCCCTCCAAAtcgccaactcctccttcCACAGATCGTTGACGCACGGATCACACGAACTCCCACAGCACTCGCCTAGAccaggcggcggaggggggTCATTGTAAGCACGCTCTGCGGCACGGAGGAGTTGCTTTGCGCGGGTGTTGGGGAGACGGTTGCGACGTTTCTTGAAGGAGGGGACGTCTTGGGGGGTATAGAGGGGTGAGGGGggcattttcttcttgtcttaCTCAATATGATAGAAATGACTGCTATATTTATGATTTTGGTGATAGTATAGAGATTCAGGATTGTGGGTTAGTGTTGTGGTCTACGATGCATGATTGAAGGTATACAGGCATGGCAGTGAAACCTGCCGGATGAAGATCGGGTAAGATCGGGATAGGATATATTCGTGTCGGGTATGGGTGTCGGGATACGCAGATATGCATGGTGAGTGTGAAATAGACAATTGATGGCGTTCAATTCAGTTTGATTGATGAAATTTACATGGTAGCTCTTATTGAAACTATCACAGGTATCAGAATAACAACAGAAGAAATctaagagaagagaaaagaaggaaataaCAAACATGCGGTATACCATAACCCAACAACCGACAgccagacagacaggcaaCTCACCCGAGATCACATGTCCATCAAATACCGACAGGTCACATGCATCACCTCATCCCCGTAATACCCGTACCAAGCATACCATACCCAAGACAGTAATAAATTACCTAAGTTACCGAGTTCTCTCCCTTCCGGATCGAAGGAGACGAAACGAAACGAATGGATGAATCACATCCACaaccacatccatcatccctccGTATCCAGTCCATGATTCATCATCGAAATGGAATCATCCTATACCATTGCACCGTAGATAATTTCCCTACCCTCCTTGACACTCAATGGCTGATAAGTTCCACTCAATGGCTATGTGTCTGTGCTCTGCTCTCTCCTTcaggtatctatctatccatctgtCTGTGTTTCTACCGATCCGATCGTCGCAGGAAAACCCCCGATACACATGATACGTAAAAAAAGTGGTACCtatgtttttttcttggcgCAGGGTTAGTTTCAACTTCCTTCCGTCGACTAGAATAGATAGGTAGAACTGGGTTTTGGTTGCACGGCAGCTCTTCATGTCGGTTGGCTGTAGgtacttcttttcttatttggAACTATGAGTCGAGATTCATGCACATGCAGGGATTAGAGCTGCACGACAAAATTTTAGATGAAAgattttttttgttttctttcttactttcACAGCCCCTGAGATAGAAGTTGGTGTGAGTCAATTGCATGGAAAGTGTCTGGCAAAAGTTCTCACTGCTACCATTGAACACATATATTCTGCCCTTGGGTCGctgaggcggtggtggtggtagggtgGGTGACGTTTACATTTGGGATCGTCAGTCTAGATCCACCGGGTGAGAGTGAAGGGGGGTGCCATGGGCCACTATGGGTTTGGTTGATGGCTGATTTTTACCAAAACTTATTGAATATTAATTGGAGTGTGAGAGACTATTCTAGACGTTCTCTAGGTTAGAGAATTAGATCAATTGGCCTCTTGTGGTGTAATGGAGAGTTAGTAGGATGGCTTATAAGGCGGTAATCGCCCATTGTTGGGAGGTAGTGGCCGGGAGGGAAGAGCTGCCCCCGGAGATTCCGGGACAACCGTTTCGTTGTCGACAGCTGGCATCAAGGTCGTACCTGTCTGGCTGACAACCACACGTTCCGCCTTCAATAGACAAGGTCTTTTGTCGAGCTGTTCAGTCTGACCGACAAGCTTGAAAGCGTGATCATATGATAATTGGCTCAGAAATCTGACCTGACCAGCTAAGCTGGACCGAGCACTGTTGTTACCCCAGGTTTTTCCATTCATGGGTCAGTCCGGACTGGCAAGAATTGGAAACAGCAGAGAATCATCAATCGATGTGGATATAGAGTCCCAATCCTACAATCAAATGTAGCTGGCAAATCCGTGGAGTTTAGTGGCCATTTTAAATCTCTATATGTACAGTGTATTTGATGGTTGTAGATGATGACGGGAAAAGTAGTAcatgatatataaaaagaccACCACAATAGAATTACCTCCTATCACAGCCAAGACAATCTCAAAACAAAGAATTTTGCTGATATTCCCCCCAATATCCCCTATTTTCTCTCCAATATTGATGAAGGTTTGTAATCGAAGATTGGGAGTGAATCATAAAATCTCCGCAGATGTCGTGACTGCAATCATCCCTCGGTCATAATTTAAACGTACTTGCACATCATGGCAACCATCAGGTCGAACAGACCAATGGCCTCGACGAAGGCGAAACCAAGAATGGCGTAGGAGAAGAGCTGACCACGGAGGGCAGGGTTGcgggagacggagaggaggagggcacCGAAGACGAGACCGATACCGATACCGGCACCACCGAGACCGATGGCAGCGGAACCCATACCCAGGTTCTGGGAGACCTGGACCATGGCGTCGGCGATTTCAGAGGAGTACTGGCGGCGGGCCTGCTGGGCAGCGAAAGCCTGGCGAGCGTTGGCCTGGATGAGGCCGGAGGGAGACTGACGCTTGACGGTCTGGAAGGGGGTCATGGGGACGGCCTTGCGCTGGGTGGTGAAGGTACGCTTGGGGGCAAGCTGGAGGCGAGCGGCAGGGCGAG belongs to Aspergillus luchuensis IFO 4308 DNA, chromosome 3, nearly complete sequence and includes:
- the ATP9 gene encoding ATP synthase subunit C family protein (COG:C;~EggNog:ENOG410PPGS;~InterPro:IPR038662,IPR035921,IPR000454,IPR020537, IPR002379;~PFAM:PF00137;~TransMembrane:2 (i97-117o129-151i);~go_component: GO:0033177 - proton-transporting two-sector ATPase complex, proton-transporting domain [Evidence IEA];~go_component: GO:0045263 - proton-transporting ATP synthase complex, coupling factor F(o) [Evidence IEA];~go_function: GO:0015078 - proton transmembrane transporter activity [Evidence IEA];~go_process: GO:0015986 - ATP synthesis coupled proton transport [Evidence IEA];~go_process: GO:1902600 - proton transmembrane transport [Evidence IEA]), which encodes MASSRVFAQRLASTMAASTKVARPAARLQLAPKRTFTTQRKAVPMTPFQTVKRQSPSGLIQANARQAFAAQQARRQYSSEIADAMVQVSQNLGMGSAAIGLGGAGIGIGLVFGALLLSVSRNPALRGQLFSYAILGFAFVEAIGLFDLMVAMMCKYV
- a CDS encoding uncharacterized protein (COG:G;~EggNog:ENOG410Q1GM;~InterPro:IPR019180;~PFAM:PF09791) translates to MPPSPLYTPQDVPSFKKRRNRLPNTRAKQLLRAAERAYNDPPPPPGLGECCGSSCDPCVNDLWKEELAIWRERWGDGAVEDGDKKGGEQGDESEGCAKMKMPGSWEW